A stretch of Ignavibacteria bacterium DNA encodes these proteins:
- the smpB gene encoding SsrA-binding protein SmpB: MSDERVIRTIVTNRKALHEFEVIQRFEAGIALTGTEVKSLRAGKVNMADAYATFPSRTVDELFLIGLHINPYDFGNRENHDPMRKRKLLLKANELHRLRESIEEKGLTVVPLSLYFSGPYVKVELGLMRGKKLYDKRAATKERELQREVQRGRRDLEGS, encoded by the coding sequence ATGTCAGACGAACGCGTCATACGGACCATCGTTACCAACCGCAAAGCCTTGCATGAATTCGAGGTGATCCAGCGGTTCGAGGCAGGCATTGCGCTTACCGGTACCGAGGTGAAGTCTCTCCGGGCCGGAAAGGTGAATATGGCAGATGCCTATGCCACCTTTCCGTCGAGGACCGTTGATGAACTGTTTCTGATCGGACTTCACATCAATCCGTATGATTTTGGAAACCGAGAGAATCACGACCCTATGCGCAAGAGGAAACTCTTGCTCAAGGCAAATGAACTGCATCGGCTTCGGGAATCGATCGAAGAAAAGGGGCTGACTGTTGTGCCCCTTTCCCTCTACTTCTCCGGACCGTATGTGAAGGTGGAACTGGGATTGATGCGCGGAAAGAAACTCTACGACAAACGTGCTGCTACCAAGGAGCGCGAACTACAACGAGAAGTGCAGCGCGGTCGGCGCGACCTGGAAGGATCTTGA
- a CDS encoding tyrosine--tRNA ligase: MLSVNEQLAIIQQNAVDLLPVEDLVRKLERSVATKNPLRVKLGLDPSRPDIHIGHAVVLTKLRQFQDLGHTVVLIIGDFTAMIGDPTGKSKTRPALTLEETRENGKTYVDQASRVLDMSRTEVVYNSAWLDAMSFKEVIALSAKYTVAQLLERDDFTKRYRGGEPISVHEFLYPLSQAYDSVAVRSDIELGGTDQKFNLLVGREIMRSYGHEPQCILTMPILEGTDGVEKMSKSLGNYIGLTESPKDMFGKTMSIPDTLIAKYLRYACFASDEEVSTLEKGLADGSVHPRNAKVDVAKRIVAQYHGQEAGNEAFAEFERIFVKKDIPDQIPDHGLSAEEPHDIVSILVGVGFSTSKSEARRLITGGGVSLDGERITDPASIVDVSSPRILRAGKLRFLRLMRA; the protein is encoded by the coding sequence ATGCTCAGCGTGAACGAACAACTGGCCATTATCCAACAGAACGCAGTGGATCTGCTTCCTGTTGAAGACCTCGTTCGCAAGCTCGAACGTTCTGTTGCTACTAAGAATCCACTGAGAGTGAAGTTAGGATTAGACCCCAGCAGACCGGACATCCATATCGGTCATGCCGTTGTCCTCACAAAGCTCCGACAGTTCCAGGATCTCGGTCACACGGTGGTGCTGATCATCGGCGACTTCACGGCCATGATCGGCGACCCAACAGGGAAGTCAAAAACGCGTCCGGCCCTCACTCTTGAAGAAACACGTGAGAACGGCAAGACCTATGTTGACCAAGCGTCTCGCGTTCTCGATATGTCGCGCACAGAGGTGGTCTACAATTCCGCCTGGCTCGATGCCATGAGTTTCAAGGAAGTGATCGCACTCTCTGCCAAGTATACCGTTGCCCAGCTGCTTGAGCGTGATGACTTCACAAAACGGTATCGCGGTGGTGAACCCATCAGCGTCCACGAATTCCTGTATCCCCTCTCGCAGGCATACGATTCGGTTGCCGTGCGCAGCGATATCGAACTGGGTGGCACAGATCAAAAGTTCAACCTTTTGGTCGGACGCGAGATCATGCGCTCGTATGGGCACGAACCGCAGTGTATCCTAACCATGCCGATCCTTGAAGGCACAGACGGCGTGGAGAAGATGAGTAAGTCTCTTGGCAATTACATCGGACTCACGGAGTCACCAAAGGACATGTTCGGGAAGACGATGTCGATTCCGGATACCCTGATCGCCAAGTACCTTCGCTATGCTTGCTTCGCATCAGACGAAGAAGTATCGACTCTTGAGAAGGGGCTTGCTGACGGATCTGTGCACCCGCGCAATGCAAAAGTGGACGTCGCGAAACGCATCGTTGCCCAATATCACGGACAAGAGGCCGGGAACGAAGCGTTCGCTGAATTTGAGCGGATCTTTGTCAAGAAGGATATTCCGGATCAGATACCGGATCACGGACTATCCGCAGAAGAACCACACGACATCGTGAGCATCCTCGTTGGCGTCGGCTTCTCAACATCCAAGAGTGAAGCCCGCAGGCTTATCACCGGCGGCGGTGTCTCCCTCGACGGCGAGCGCATCACGGACCCTGCATCGATCGTCGACGTCTCGTCACCGCGCATCCTTCGTGCAGGTAAACTCCGGTTCCTCCGCCTGATGCGTGCATGA
- a CDS encoding lipoate--protein ligase family protein: MIVRVDHDGSASGAANMARDLSMLEDVRNNVADILFRTYTWDPWCVSLGRNQPETSIDAERCEASGFDIVRRPTGGRAVLHANELTYCIVVRLGPSRTARDVYARVHEALFTILTDHVPDLAFSGVPTDLRTHYASTGALGQVCFTSHARSEIMSGTRKVVGSAQRVIDGIVLQHGSILCGSGHERISDLVHTDERQREFLQAEIGRSSVTLSELAQREVLPVEVVRWLTSGDENIETYIRRSFDHLQDTH, encoded by the coding sequence ATGATCGTCCGAGTTGACCATGACGGGTCAGCATCCGGTGCCGCCAACATGGCACGAGATCTGTCAATGCTCGAAGACGTGCGAAACAATGTTGCAGACATCTTGTTTCGCACCTACACCTGGGATCCGTGGTGCGTATCACTTGGTCGTAACCAACCGGAAACATCGATCGACGCAGAACGCTGCGAGGCGTCTGGGTTCGACATTGTTCGCAGACCTACAGGAGGCAGGGCCGTCCTCCATGCGAACGAACTCACCTACTGCATCGTTGTTCGCCTCGGTCCATCACGAACGGCTCGAGATGTCTATGCCCGCGTACACGAGGCATTGTTCACCATACTCACAGACCATGTTCCCGATCTGGCATTCTCTGGTGTTCCTACCGATCTGAGGACGCATTATGCTTCAACCGGCGCTCTTGGTCAGGTCTGTTTCACCTCCCATGCCCGAAGCGAGATCATGAGCGGCACCCGCAAGGTTGTTGGTTCTGCTCAGCGTGTGATCGACGGCATCGTACTACAGCATGGGAGTATCCTCTGCGGTTCGGGACATGAACGGATATCAGACCTTGTGCACACAGATGAGCGCCAACGAGAATTCCTCCAAGCGGAGATCGGACGTTCAAGCGTAACGCTCTCTGAGTTAGCACAAAGAGAGGTGTTGCCGGTCGAAGTGGTTCGCTGGCTGACGTCTGGTGATGAGAACATCGAGACATACATTCGTCGTAGTTTCGACCACCTTCAAGACACCCACTGA
- a CDS encoding DUF1460 domain-containing protein, with protein sequence MQRRSFLALLATPFVLQNLRYSRKKNSDPQATSRYIYSQAVRRSSSDGWDKLAMGPLMGHIGELFLGTPYVGGTLEGDGPETCRIDLTGLDCVTFFENVLDISRVIKKGKSGWDDLVKEITFTRYRSGNLGDYTTRLHYTSEWIEDNVKKNVVRDISREIDGELFPIRVNFMSQNPKYYRPLKEDSLLVQRMAEIERSLGATTRYIIPKERIEAVESRLQTGDIVAIATSKSGLDYAHTGLIIRDGDTARIMHASSQKKKVILDGRISDYVNGVKSHTGISVVRPLEV encoded by the coding sequence ATGCAACGCAGATCATTTCTCGCCCTGCTCGCCACTCCATTTGTCCTTCAGAATCTGCGTTATAGCAGAAAGAAGAACTCTGATCCCCAGGCAACGTCGCGGTACATCTACAGTCAGGCCGTTCGTCGGTCATCTTCCGACGGCTGGGACAAGCTCGCCATGGGCCCCTTGATGGGGCACATCGGCGAACTGTTCCTTGGAACGCCCTATGTGGGAGGCACACTTGAGGGCGACGGGCCGGAGACATGCCGGATCGATCTCACGGGTCTTGATTGTGTGACGTTCTTTGAGAATGTGCTCGATATCTCCCGTGTTATCAAGAAGGGGAAGTCAGGCTGGGATGACCTCGTGAAGGAGATCACGTTTACGCGATATCGGAGCGGGAATCTCGGTGACTATACAACTCGACTTCACTACACGTCGGAGTGGATCGAGGATAACGTCAAGAAGAACGTAGTTCGAGACATTTCACGTGAGATCGACGGCGAGTTGTTCCCGATCCGCGTGAACTTCATGTCACAGAACCCGAAATATTACAGACCTCTCAAAGAGGATAGTCTCCTCGTGCAGCGTATGGCTGAGATCGAACGTTCGCTCGGAGCTACCACTAGATACATCATTCCCAAAGAACGCATCGAAGCGGTCGAATCACGGCTTCAAACGGGAGATATCGTTGCGATCGCGACATCGAAGAGCGGTTTGGACTATGCCCACACCGGGCTCATCATTCGTGATGGCGATACGGCCCGCATCATGCATGCTTCGTCACAGAAGAAGAAGGTGATCCTGGACGGTCGCATCAGCGACTACGTCAATGGTGTGAAGTCGCACACGGGAATCAGCGTGGTACGTCCGCTGGAAGTGTAA
- the aspS gene encoding aspartate--tRNA ligase, producing MRFEQRTVTCGTLRPEHAGQQVVLNGWVNARRDYGGIIFLDLRDRDGVTQAVVDTSHRPELDEQIRDVRSEYVLWVKGAVRLRENPNPKIPTGLVEVLADEIGIINAADVTPFEIVDDLGTNEELRLTYRYLDLRRPVLQKNFLVRNKLYQITHRFFEEEGFVEIETPVLTKSTPEGARDFLVPSRINKGRFYALPQSPQLFKQLLMVSGFDKYMQIVKCFRDEDLRADRQPEFTQIDVEMSFITQDDILALTERFITKAWKEILNYEVAGPFLRMPFKTAMERYGSDKPDLRYGLELTNVTATAGASGFTVFSEAVASGNVVMALNAKGCGSFSRKQIDELGEHAKKYGAKGLPWLKVVGGEVSGSFIKTLTDEQRDLLLLELGAEDGDLLLFAPGEWERACIIAGSLRTEVARRTGVLESVAGTYSFHWITEFPLLEYSEEESRWIARHHPFTAPMTDDVPLLSNDPTHARAIAHDLVINGYEAAGGSIRIHTNDVQQTMFDLLGFAREDADAKFGFLLNALRFGAPPHGGIAFGFDRLVMLLCGTDNIRDVIAFPKTTSGLSLMDGCPSDVDTKQLGDLGIALTRS from the coding sequence ATGCGCTTCGAACAACGAACAGTAACGTGCGGTACACTTCGCCCCGAGCACGCAGGGCAACAGGTCGTTCTGAACGGATGGGTCAATGCTCGCCGTGACTATGGCGGCATCATCTTTCTTGATCTTCGCGATCGGGATGGTGTCACCCAGGCCGTTGTCGATACATCTCACCGTCCGGAACTCGACGAACAGATCCGCGATGTACGTTCAGAGTATGTTCTCTGGGTGAAAGGGGCTGTGCGGCTCCGTGAGAATCCAAATCCGAAGATCCCAACCGGATTGGTGGAGGTTCTCGCCGATGAGATCGGCATCATCAATGCAGCCGATGTTACTCCGTTTGAGATCGTGGATGACCTCGGAACGAATGAAGAACTGCGTTTGACTTATAGGTATCTCGATCTCCGTCGTCCGGTGCTTCAAAAGAACTTTCTTGTGCGCAACAAGCTCTATCAGATAACTCACCGATTCTTCGAAGAAGAAGGGTTTGTGGAGATAGAGACTCCGGTCCTTACGAAGTCCACTCCGGAAGGGGCCCGCGACTTCCTTGTCCCGAGCCGGATCAACAAGGGACGTTTCTATGCGCTGCCGCAATCACCGCAGCTGTTCAAGCAACTGCTGATGGTGTCGGGCTTCGACAAGTACATGCAGATCGTAAAGTGTTTCCGCGATGAGGACCTGCGCGCAGACCGTCAACCTGAATTCACGCAGATCGATGTTGAGATGTCGTTCATCACCCAGGATGATATCCTTGCCCTCACCGAGCGATTCATCACAAAGGCATGGAAAGAGATCCTGAACTACGAAGTAGCCGGTCCGTTCCTGCGTATGCCGTTCAAAACAGCAATGGAGCGCTACGGATCTGACAAGCCCGACCTACGATATGGCTTGGAGCTGACCAACGTGACCGCCACGGCCGGCGCATCTGGATTTACGGTATTCTCTGAGGCGGTGGCTTCCGGAAACGTTGTGATGGCCTTGAATGCAAAGGGCTGTGGCTCGTTCTCTCGCAAACAGATCGATGAACTTGGGGAACATGCAAAGAAGTATGGAGCCAAGGGGCTACCGTGGCTCAAGGTTGTTGGCGGTGAAGTGAGCGGTTCGTTCATCAAGACGCTAACCGATGAACAGCGCGATCTTCTTCTCTTGGAACTCGGCGCAGAAGACGGAGACCTCCTCCTCTTTGCACCGGGAGAGTGGGAGCGTGCCTGCATCATCGCCGGGTCACTCCGAACCGAGGTAGCGCGCCGAACAGGTGTCCTCGAGAGTGTTGCGGGAACGTATTCCTTCCACTGGATCACGGAGTTCCCACTCCTTGAGTACAGCGAAGAAGAGAGTCGATGGATCGCTCGACACCATCCGTTCACTGCACCGATGACCGATGACGTTCCATTGCTGTCCAATGACCCAACACATGCTCGTGCCATTGCGCATGACCTAGTGATCAATGGCTATGAAGCAGCAGGGGGCTCCATCCGGATCCATACCAACGACGTACAGCAAACGATGTTCGATCTCCTCGGCTTTGCTCGTGAAGATGCGGATGCAAAGTTCGGATTCCTTCTCAACGCATTGCGATTCGGCGCGCCGCCTCATGGTGGGATCGCCTTTGGATTCGACAGGCTTGTGATGCTCCTGTGCGGAACCGACAACATCCGCGACGTGATCGCATTCCCGAAGACAACTTCGGGTCTCTCACTCATGGATGGTTGCCCTTCAGATGTTGATACCAAACAACTCGGTGATCTCGGGATCGCACTAACTCGATCATAA
- a CDS encoding glycosyltransferase family 9 protein, translating into MANSFLKSIELAFRRSFNRHIGAQRIPIVVSSPQLAIAVEDPVRILVLRQDRIGDVLVSVPVIRALRARFPAATIDMVMSPNNITVRDAVDPFINDVIIHQKGLAGLLRTRRTLRARRYDVVIDLMDNASSTSALLIRASRARYAVGIDKENRGIYTHVVPLADRASVHIVDRIARLLWPFAIDPVATDLHLAFPLSEEDKERASSIMRAPSSSAKIFGVNISGSDISRMYSEEGIVEIIDHCRRTYPTVEVVVMAASQHLDMQQRIGQRTGCRVIPPTSSFRAWAANIAQLDSFFTPDTSSVHLASAFNVPSVVLFVHDRADLMPWYPYASVCFPVETTTGTIAEIPVRDIIRAVDQLLS; encoded by the coding sequence GTGGCAAATTCCTTCCTCAAATCGATCGAGCTAGCTTTCCGTCGGAGTTTCAACCGACACATCGGCGCACAACGTATCCCGATCGTGGTCTCGTCACCGCAATTAGCTATTGCTGTTGAAGATCCCGTGAGGATCCTTGTCCTTCGTCAAGATCGTATCGGAGATGTCTTAGTTAGTGTACCCGTGATCCGTGCCTTGCGTGCTAGATTCCCGGCGGCTACGATCGATATGGTGATGTCACCCAACAACATCACCGTGCGCGATGCTGTTGATCCCTTTATCAACGACGTGATCATCCATCAAAAGGGGCTTGCCGGACTCCTGCGCACACGGCGGACGTTGCGCGCCAGGCGATACGATGTGGTGATCGACCTCATGGACAATGCCTCGTCCACGTCCGCATTGCTCATTCGCGCTTCGCGTGCTCGATATGCCGTTGGCATCGATAAGGAGAATCGTGGCATCTACACTCACGTGGTCCCGCTGGCAGATCGTGCGTCGGTTCACATCGTCGATCGCATCGCACGTCTCCTATGGCCGTTCGCCATCGACCCTGTAGCGACAGACCTACACCTGGCATTTCCTCTGAGCGAAGAGGACAAAGAGCGTGCATCTTCAATCATGCGAGCCCCCTCATCAAGCGCAAAGATCTTCGGTGTGAATATCTCAGGTTCCGATATCTCACGGATGTATTCGGAAGAGGGGATCGTAGAGATCATCGATCACTGCCGGAGAACCTACCCAACCGTTGAAGTTGTTGTGATGGCTGCTTCACAGCATCTTGACATGCAGCAACGGATCGGTCAACGAACAGGCTGCAGAGTGATTCCGCCAACATCGTCCTTCCGGGCATGGGCGGCCAACATCGCCCAGCTTGATAGTTTCTTTACGCCGGACACCTCGTCGGTCCATTTGGCCTCCGCCTTCAACGTTCCAAGCGTAGTACTCTTTGTGCATGACCGCGCCGATCTGATGCCGTGGTATCCCTATGCAAGTGTCTGCTTCCCTGTGGAAACCACAACGGGCACCATCGCAGAGATACCTGTTCGTGATATCATTAGGGCCGTTGACCAGTTGCTTTCGTAA
- a CDS encoding glycosyltransferase family 9 protein codes for METLGEVRVFSQNDTELVRVLASDLYGLSTPEELAKREWPEKMRFKERFRLRFFQWLKSKRSKGQISAPIDGRAVTKVLLFRYDALGDYITTTSILEWLTAAIPGVVIDVVGSYRNKTLLESDPRIRRVIAINPSHGYRPSWLRVRQLGREVDYDVVIAAVFTQMTKAAILTTLASKRALNVTIRHNDRSGIYGQVFHCQVPHLPAEHWAETMARVGPFAITPVVSVLPDTARPRIPLNAKAAHIVSQWLDQRDLRWEFRSETARVIPSDTLPVVDRSKRRYIVVNISAYSPNRQWKQETCVPVITDLRKRSPDIDILVSGAPNEIEDVKEIVALANDSHVHAWKGSVTELVAMIAGAHMLISPDTATIHLAAAAGVPCTVLFAELIKVAEWYPYGVEFRGVLSADPSTVNAIPAHVIVNAALELI; via the coding sequence ATGGAGACGCTCGGTGAGGTCCGTGTATTCAGTCAGAATGACACAGAGCTTGTCCGAGTCCTTGCGTCCGATCTCTACGGATTGTCCACGCCGGAAGAACTTGCCAAGCGTGAATGGCCCGAGAAGATGCGGTTTAAGGAACGGTTCCGACTGCGGTTCTTTCAATGGCTGAAGTCAAAGCGCAGTAAGGGGCAGATCTCAGCGCCTATTGATGGACGAGCGGTTACGAAGGTACTCCTATTCCGCTATGATGCACTCGGTGATTACATCACCACGACGTCCATCCTTGAGTGGCTTACGGCAGCCATACCGGGTGTTGTGATCGATGTTGTTGGTTCCTACAGGAACAAAACCTTACTAGAATCTGACCCTCGAATTCGAAGGGTGATCGCGATCAACCCTTCACATGGGTATCGTCCGTCGTGGCTTCGTGTAAGGCAACTTGGTAGAGAGGTTGACTACGATGTTGTTATTGCAGCCGTATTCACTCAGATGACCAAGGCCGCTATTCTCACCACGCTGGCCTCGAAACGAGCACTGAACGTTACCATTCGGCACAACGACCGATCGGGGATCTATGGTCAAGTGTTCCATTGCCAGGTTCCACATCTCCCGGCTGAACATTGGGCGGAAACCATGGCTCGCGTCGGACCGTTTGCGATCACTCCAGTGGTTTCCGTGTTGCCAGATACGGCTCGACCGAGGATCCCGCTGAATGCCAAGGCGGCCCACATTGTCTCGCAATGGCTGGATCAGCGAGATCTGCGTTGGGAGTTTCGTAGCGAAACGGCTCGCGTGATCCCGTCAGACACCCTGCCCGTGGTTGATCGTAGTAAGAGACGATACATCGTAGTGAATATCTCTGCCTACTCGCCGAACCGACAATGGAAACAGGAGACATGTGTCCCGGTCATCACAGACTTGAGAAAACGTTCGCCGGACATCGACATTCTGGTGTCTGGAGCGCCTAATGAGATCGAAGACGTTAAAGAGATCGTTGCACTTGCCAACGATAGCCACGTGCATGCGTGGAAAGGGTCCGTCACAGAGTTGGTTGCCATGATCGCCGGCGCTCACATGCTCATCTCGCCAGACACGGCCACGATCCATCTTGCAGCTGCCGCGGGAGTGCCGTGCACGGTGCTTTTTGCAGAACTCATCAAGGTGGCAGAATGGTATCCATACGGTGTTGAATTCCGAGGTGTCCTTAGTGCAGATCCGTCAACGGTGAATGCGATCCCTGCACACGTCATTGTCAACGCAGCCCTGGAGCTCATTTGA
- a CDS encoding cytochrome c, which yields MKRFVGIVTGLVLFAAFTTVTLAQDKAALMTKGQKVYNEYCKTCHQANGQGLGAAFPPLAKSDYLKNTPMPQIIKEVVNGKSGKVKVNGKEYNGVMAPLPKKYTDEDIAAVVTYVYNSWGNSGPVVKTADVKKHKKK from the coding sequence ATGAAGAGATTCGTCGGCATTGTGACAGGCTTGGTCCTGTTTGCCGCCTTCACCACAGTAACACTTGCGCAGGACAAAGCCGCTCTGATGACAAAGGGCCAGAAGGTCTATAATGAGTACTGCAAAACATGTCACCAGGCCAATGGACAGGGTCTGGGAGCAGCCTTCCCTCCGCTGGCAAAGAGCGATTATCTAAAGAACACGCCTATGCCGCAGATCATCAAGGAAGTGGTCAACGGCAAGTCCGGTAAGGTCAAGGTCAACGGCAAGGAATACAATGGTGTTATGGCGCCCCTTCCAAAGAAGTACACGGATGAGGATATTGCCGCAGTTGTGACCTATGTTTACAACAGCTGGGGTAATAGCGGACCCGTTGTAAAGACGGCTGACGTGAAAAAACATAAAAAGAAGTAA
- a CDS encoding sulfite exporter TauE/SafE family protein has protein sequence MIEPLTGFLLGLAGSLHCAGMCGPIAMSLPSAGGRGVRRLAEKSIYQVGRIATYATLGLIVGLGASVFDLAGYGRVASITAGVLMIITAVLQLVWHKNLLPSGPIHRLTAPVRTWLGGLLQKRSMLALGGIGVLNGLLPCGLVTSALLGSAATAEPLGGMTFMAFFGLGTLPMMLSIALGGALLTDRMRTSMRVAMPVVALIVGAIVMLRGMALDIPYLSPPEAKPASNVHCCEEH, from the coding sequence GTGATCGAGCCTCTTACCGGATTTCTTCTAGGCCTTGCGGGCAGTCTCCACTGTGCCGGGATGTGCGGTCCTATCGCCATGTCCTTGCCGAGTGCAGGGGGCAGGGGGGTACGGCGTTTGGCTGAGAAGAGTATCTATCAGGTAGGACGGATCGCCACCTATGCTACACTTGGACTCATCGTTGGCCTTGGAGCCAGTGTCTTTGATCTGGCAGGGTATGGTCGTGTGGCATCGATCACTGCCGGCGTATTGATGATCATCACGGCCGTGCTTCAGCTTGTTTGGCATAAGAACCTATTGCCGTCGGGACCAATACATCGTCTAACGGCACCTGTTCGAACGTGGCTGGGTGGACTCTTACAGAAGCGATCCATGCTTGCATTGGGAGGGATCGGTGTACTCAATGGATTGCTGCCCTGCGGATTGGTCACCTCAGCGCTCTTAGGCAGCGCAGCAACTGCTGAGCCCCTAGGTGGAATGACCTTCATGGCATTTTTTGGTCTTGGGACGTTGCCGATGATGCTCAGTATCGCGCTCGGAGGTGCCCTGCTTACCGATAGAATGCGCACGTCGATGCGGGTGGCGATGCCCGTTGTGGCGTTGATCGTTGGTGCCATCGTGATGCTTCGTGGAATGGCTCTCGATATCCCGTACCTCTCACCACCTGAAGCAAAGCCGGCTTCAAATGTTCATTGTTGCGAAGAACACTAA
- a CDS encoding FixH family protein produces MKKLHWGWRIGIVYTLFASATLGFVAFALTTSVDLVRPDYYEESLRHDVMMADRSRAEASGSTLEVKSRELTLTTSMAGVPDGQIRLKFYKPDQPDLDRSLAVTADAQGIANVDLSGFATGVWKLTAQWSSKGNTYELNRTVVLE; encoded by the coding sequence ATGAAAAAACTCCATTGGGGTTGGCGGATCGGTATCGTCTATACGTTGTTTGCAAGTGCAACCCTTGGATTTGTTGCCTTTGCCCTTACGACGTCTGTTGATCTGGTGCGTCCCGACTACTACGAAGAATCATTGCGTCACGACGTAATGATGGCCGATCGTTCTCGTGCAGAGGCCAGCGGCAGTACGCTGGAGGTCAAGTCGCGAGAGCTGACCCTCACAACATCCATGGCAGGTGTTCCGGACGGACAGATCCGTCTCAAGTTCTACAAGCCCGATCAACCGGATCTCGACAGGTCTCTGGCCGTTACGGCGGATGCCCAAGGAATCGCAAACGTTGATCTGTCGGGTTTCGCCACCGGAGTATGGAAGCTCACAGCTCAATGGTCTTCCAAGGGCAACACCTACGAGCTCAACCGAACGGTCGTCTTGGAGTAG
- the ccoG gene encoding cytochrome c oxidase accessory protein CcoG: MSIIDLDLIEDHERFRAELGSIHPDGKRRWIYARKPKGRFTTWRTILGWFLMAFLVLAPFVKVGGHQFLLLNIIDREFVLFGMPFWPNDFYLVALLFLTGVITVVLFTATLGRIWCGWLCPQTIFMEIVFRQIEYLIEGGPKEQAQRKAGPWNWDRIWRTGVKVVVFFAISFGIANVFLSYIISSDVLLQYVENGPAAHVELFGGLVFFTFVFFMVFYRFREQACLIACPYGRYMSALVDENTIAVTYDFKRGEDRAKWTRADNEAKKQTASGSASFTRPEQKGDCVDCHQCVTVCPTGIDIRNGIQLECVNCTACIDACDEVMDKVGLDRGLVRYSSLNAVENGRAKVFTKRIKAYLAVWFVMVAAVSTLFIFRHDLDVVVLRQEGTTWVTMQEGIANFYRLQIINKTDHDIPYEMHVTSPHGFSIKNIGLPSHVGAEDILKGRFIIIRENDAPKTTETKLTIEMTTNGKVFHTITTSFIAP; encoded by the coding sequence ATGTCGATCATTGACCTCGATCTCATCGAAGATCACGAGCGATTCCGAGCAGAGCTCGGGAGTATTCACCCTGACGGTAAACGTCGGTGGATCTATGCTCGTAAGCCAAAGGGTCGATTCACAACATGGCGTACCATCCTCGGTTGGTTCTTGATGGCATTCTTGGTGCTCGCCCCCTTTGTTAAGGTGGGCGGGCACCAATTTTTGTTGTTGAACATCATCGATCGAGAGTTCGTGCTGTTTGGCATGCCTTTCTGGCCGAATGATTTCTATCTCGTGGCGCTGTTGTTCCTCACGGGTGTGATCACGGTGGTTCTCTTCACGGCCACGCTTGGTCGCATATGGTGCGGCTGGCTTTGCCCTCAAACGATCTTTATGGAGATCGTATTTCGTCAGATCGAATACCTGATCGAAGGCGGACCGAAGGAGCAAGCACAGCGTAAGGCAGGTCCATGGAACTGGGATCGCATCTGGCGAACGGGCGTCAAGGTGGTTGTCTTCTTCGCCATCAGTTTTGGTATTGCAAACGTGTTCCTCTCGTACATCATCTCAAGTGATGTGCTTCTTCAGTATGTAGAGAATGGACCGGCAGCTCATGTGGAGCTCTTTGGAGGCCTTGTCTTCTTCACGTTCGTGTTCTTCATGGTGTTCTACCGATTCCGCGAGCAGGCATGTTTGATCGCATGTCCGTATGGACGGTATATGTCTGCACTTGTGGATGAGAACACCATTGCTGTGACGTATGACTTCAAGCGGGGAGAGGACCGTGCGAAGTGGACCAGAGCAGACAATGAAGCAAAGAAACAAACAGCCTCTGGATCGGCCTCATTCACGCGTCCGGAACAGAAGGGTGACTGCGTGGATTGTCACCAATGTGTGACAGTCTGTCCAACCGGCATCGACATCCGAAATGGTATCCAATTGGAGTGCGTCAATTGCACCGCATGTATTGATGCCTGCGACGAAGTGATGGACAAGGTGGGGCTCGATCGCGGCCTGGTGCGATACAGCAGCCTCAATGCTGTTGAGAACGGCAGAGCCAAGGTGTTCACAAAACGTATCAAGGCGTACCTTGCTGTGTGGTTCGTGATGGTTGCAGCGGTTTCTACACTCTTCATCTTCCGTCACGACCTAGACGTCGTTGTCCTTCGCCAAGAGGGCACAACGTGGGTTACGATGCAGGAGGGGATAGCGAACTTCTACCGTCTACAGATCATCAATAAGACCGATCATGACATTCCGTATGAAATGCATGTAACGTCTCCGCATGGATTCTCGATCAAGAACATCGGACTTCCGTCCCACGTTGGTGCAGAAGACATTCTCAAGGGGCGATTCATCATCATCCGTGAGAACGATGCGCCCAAAACAACAGAAACAAAGCTTACAATTGAGATGACGACGAACGGGAAGGTATTCCATACCATTACCACGTCGTTCATCGCCCCCTGA